The genomic segment TATGTATTGTCCCATCACCTATCCGGTGATTGTTATGAAAACGCGCTCCGTGTCCGCGCCCGTATGGAAAAAGAAGTTGGTGCGATTTTGCAGCAGTACGACTTTATTTTCTGTCCTACTGCGCCTACGCCTGCCTTTAAACTTGGAGAGCGTGTAGACGATCCTATGGCAATGTACCTTTCCGATCTGTTTACTACATTTGTGAATTTATCGCACATTCCGGCCTTATCGATACCTGCGGGGAAGGCAAAAGACGGCCGTCCGGTCGGTATGCAAATCGCGGGCGCAAAACTTTCCGAAGAGAAAATTTTGCGCTTAGCAAAAACGTTGGAGGCGGCACAGGTATGAGTTCGGAATTATCCTACGAAGTAATAATCGGTTGTGAAATTCACTGCCAACTGTTAACAAAGACAAAAGCTTTTTGCTCCTGCGAAAACCGTTACGGAGGAATGCCTAATTCGCGTGTTTGTCCGGTATGTTTAGGGTTGCCCGGAGCTTTGCCGTTTATCAGCGACGAATATGTGAAACTCGGCATTAAGGCCGGTTTTGCGCTCGGCTGCACCGTCAATGAATTCAGTAAATTTGACCGTAAGCATTATTTTTATCCCGACTTAGTGAAAGGGTACCAAATTACGCAATTCGATAAACCGATTTGCGAAAACGGCAAGGTTGAAATCAACATGGCGTCTCCCAATGAAGCACCCGAGATGCGGACAATCCGAATTGAACGCATCCATCTTGAAGAAGATGCCGGTAAAAGTCTTCATATTGAAGGATCGCATAGCTATGTAGATTATAACCGCTGCGGGGTTCCGCTTATAGAAATCGTATCCAAACCGGATATGAAAAGCCCTGAAGAAGCGGCGCAATATATGCAGACGATTAGGGAAATTTTAAAGTTTATCGGCGTTACCGACGGTAACTTGGAAGAAGGGGCGATGCGCTGCGATGCAAACATCAACCTGAAAGTATTTGAAAACGGCAAAGAATACCGTACGCCTATTTCCGAAATTAAGAATATGAACTCGTTTAGAACGGTGCGCGATGCGTGTGCGTATGAGGTTCAGCGGCAGCTTGAGGAGTTTAAAACGGATCGGCAGGAATATTCGGCCGACTTTAAGCGCACGATGGGGTGGGACGAACCGAGCGGTAAGACGGTTATCCAGCGGACAAAAAACTCCGCACTGGACTACCGATTTATGCGTGAGCCGGATATTCCCCCGCTTGTACTGAGCAGAGAATATATCGATTCGGTATGTAAAACCGTCGGCGAATTACCGGCAGCAAAACGGGAACGGTTTAAGAAAGAGTACGGACTTTCTCAATTCGATGTGGAAACGCTTACAGCCGAGCGAAGTTTGGCGGAGTGGTTCGAAGCCGCCGCCGTTAAGACGAAAGACCCCAAAAAAGTTGCCAACTGGGTTCTTGCGGAAGTTCTTGCAGTATTGAACGAAAAGCATATCGGGCTCGAGCAATTGCCTTTCGGTTCCGATCATATTGCCGAATTGGTGAATGCACTCGATGCACAGACTATTACCAGTAAGCAGGCAAAGGATGTTTTTGTAGAAATGATGGAAAGCGGCGAACATCCGCAGCAGATCATTAAAAACAGGGGCATGACGCAGGTAAGCGATGCCGGCGCTATCGAAAAACTGGTAGACGAGGTCTTTGCGGCCAATCCTCAAGCTATCGCCGACTGGAAAAAAGGCAAAACCAATGTTGCCGGATGGCTGATGGGGCAGGTGATGAAAAAGTCGCAAGGCAAGGCGAATCCCAATCAGACTACGGAATTGGTACAAAAAAAACTTGCGGCGTTATAAAAAGTAATAATCGGCACTCGCTAAAAACGATGATTGTTAGCGAGTGCTAAGGCCTTGTAGATGATTATGTATATAAAATACGGTAACCATGGTTCTTTTTGAGGGCGTGCATATTTCTTTTTATAAAAATCTTGCAGTAATTAGAAAGTTATAATAGAATTATAGAGTATAATGTAATATAATATAATAATGTAAGGATTTGATGATGGAGCAGAGACGGAGAGATGATTTTGCTTCTCCGGCAATGTTAATCATCCCAAATCCGAATGCGGAGCATTAGATGTCGGAACAAAAAGAAAAAAATCAACAGGAAAAGGTACGTTTTCCTATAGGCGCGAAATTGGTTATCATGATTTCCGTTTTGCTCATCATTGCGCTTGGCGCTATTACGCTGCTGGTAACATTATTCGGCAGTGAAGATGTTCAAATTACAGCCGAAGAAAACAACCGAACGGTGAACGCGCAAGCTGCAAATTCCGTTGAAAGCGAACTCTCTTCTATTAGAGCAAATGCTTTTTTGCTTTTGGATCTTATCAATACGGCTGAAAGTTCAAGCAGTTTTGCAAAACAGGCTGCAACCTTTTATTTTGAACGGAATCCTTCGGTTGCCGCCGTCCTTGTTACCGATTCGCGGCGTCCTGACGGTGTCGATCGTACATTACTGAATACGACATTCTTTTTATCCCATGAGCTTGATCCTTCATTGGTAGAAACATTTTTAAAACAGGAACGGGAGGCTGCGGGTCAGGTCGAGCAGGGAATTATGAAAATCCTCAATGCCGCTCCGCTTTTTAATCAGCCGATGCTCGTCTTATTTTATCCGTATAAAGAAAAAGGCCTTGCCCAAGGGCTTGCCGTGTTCTTTTCTGCAGAAAAGCTTTCCGACGGATTCGGGCAAGGAACATTGCAGACAACCTATCTGGTAAACGATACGGGTGATGTGCTTATCCATCCCGATTTCGATCTTATCCGCAACGGTACGAACGTGTCCTCTTTCGCTCTTTTTAAGCAGATGCGGGAAAACGGCGATACAAACCGGCAGATGTTATTTGAAGATGAGGCAGGTAAAAAATACTTCGGGTCGTACACACGGCTTTCGCTCGGCGATGCGGCGGTTCTTACTACAGCCGAAGCTGCACAGGTGCTTGAGCCCGTCAACGATACGGCGAAGCGGAATCTCTATTTGAGTATAGCGGTTCTTGCCCTTTCGGCAATGTTCGTGTGGTTTTTGTCAAAAAGCATCAGTACGCCGATTAAGCTGTTGACCGTTGCTGCTCATCAAATTGAAGCGGGCGAATATGAGCTTGACCTAAAACCGAAAACGCATGATGAGGTTGGGCTTTTAACGTCCAGTTTCGTACAGATGGGCAAGGGACTTGCAGAGCGGGAACGGCTCAAAGATTCGTTCGGCAGGTTTATCAATAAGGAAATTGCGGAGCTTGCCGCGCAGGGTCGGTTGGCACTCGGCGGCGAAACTAAGGAAACGACAATCTTCTTTTCTGACATCCGTTCGTTTACCGCTATTTCGGAAAAGCTCGAACCGTTTGAAGTTGTCGGTTTCTTAAATGAATATATGACGCAGATGGTTGAATGCGTTAACGACACGCACGGCGTTGTAGATAAATTTATCGGCGATGCGATTATGGCTGTATGGGGTGCGCCGACAAGTTCAGGCTCTCCTCGCCAAGATGCATTGAATTGTATCCGTGCAGCGCTCCGTATGCGGGCTGCGCTTATGCAATTTAACCGCGGACGGGGAGGGGATAAAAAGCCGATTATCCGTATCGGGTGCGGTATTAATTCGGGTCCTGTCGTTGCCGGACAAATCGGATCTCAAAAGCGTATGGAGTATACGGTTATCGGCGATGCGGTAAACCTTGCTTCCCGAACGGAGGCTTTGAATAAGCCGATGGGAACCGATATTCTTATCACCGAATACACGTATAAGCTTGTGCATGATGAGGTGCTCGTAGAAGAGATGCCGTCGGTTACCGTAAAAGGAAAAGAGAAACCGCTCCGTATGTTTGCGGTCATTAATATGCCCAACGAAAAAGGTATTCCGGGGGCAGGAGAACAAGGTCCGACAAGCCTTAACCAGATTAGAAACGTATTGGGTATTCCCATTCCCGATTTTGCAAAGGTGAATCTTAATGAAGACGAGAAAAAATACAAGATCCAATCCTAGTTTTACCAATGTCGGCGCAGATGTTTCCGTCGTTGTCTTGTCTCTTCTAGTGATTTTTGCCTCTTCGTTTTTGTTTGTGAAAAATTTAAACAGAACTTTTTCACGTAACGATAAGACACCTGTTGCAACCGTAACCTTTAAGTATAAATCGGTTCAGCGTAAATTTCTTGACCGTGCTGTCTGGGATCACCCGCAGCAGAATTCTCCCGTTTACAACGGCGATACCATACGTACATCCCCCGAAGCTGAGGCAACGCTGTATTTTGTTGACCGCAATGTCGTTGAACTCGGTTCGAGTACGATGATTCAAGTATTCGTTAATAATGAAGAATCCCGAATCGATTTGACGAGCGGGCTCGTGTCGGTTGAAACCTCCGATTCTTCCAATATGCTGGTCAGCTCGGAAAACACTACGGCAAAGATTTCTAAGGGCTCATCTTTCCGTGCCGATAAAAGCGGCGAGGGGAACCTTCAGTTAATTGTAGAAAAAGGTGAAGCCGCCGTTACCGGACAAGACGGTGCGGAAAAGGCAGAGGTCTTAACGCAAGGCGCCGTTATGCAGACAGGGGTACAGACCCCGTTGGTAATGGTAAGCCCCGGAAAAAGCGTAAAGCTGCTCAAACAGAGCGGAAACGGTGTAGATGTACCGTTTCAATGGTACAGTTCTTTACCTGCCGGTGAAGATCTAATACTGGAAACCTCACCGTTCAGCAGTTTTTCCGAAGCAACACAGGCCTATACGGTTACCGGTTTAACCGACTACACACTCGCAAAGCAAAACCAATCATTCTATTGGAGACTTTATTCTTCTACTGCCGGAACATCCGATGTTAATGTACAATCGGGTAAGGTCAATATTATCGACGCTCCCGCTCCCGTCTTGTTGGAGCCGGCGGTTGATGCGGAGTATACCTATACGACAACTCCACCTACAATCCGATTTTTATGGGAAGGTAATTCTCTCGTTGCGTCTTATTTGTTGGAAGTTTCCGACAATCCCGAGCTGAAAGACCCTCAGTTGAGCCGTTTTGTCAATACACAGTCGCTTACCTTATCGGACTTTGCTGAAGGAACATGGTATTGGCGTGTTACGCCCCGTTACCTTATCGGGGCTGAAAATGCACCGGAAACCTCGAAAATAGCTTTTT from the Treponema vincentii F0403 genome contains:
- the gatB gene encoding Asp-tRNA(Asn)/Glu-tRNA(Gln) amidotransferase subunit GatB, producing MSSELSYEVIIGCEIHCQLLTKTKAFCSCENRYGGMPNSRVCPVCLGLPGALPFISDEYVKLGIKAGFALGCTVNEFSKFDRKHYFYPDLVKGYQITQFDKPICENGKVEINMASPNEAPEMRTIRIERIHLEEDAGKSLHIEGSHSYVDYNRCGVPLIEIVSKPDMKSPEEAAQYMQTIREILKFIGVTDGNLEEGAMRCDANINLKVFENGKEYRTPISEIKNMNSFRTVRDACAYEVQRQLEEFKTDRQEYSADFKRTMGWDEPSGKTVIQRTKNSALDYRFMREPDIPPLVLSREYIDSVCKTVGELPAAKRERFKKEYGLSQFDVETLTAERSLAEWFEAAAVKTKDPKKVANWVLAEVLAVLNEKHIGLEQLPFGSDHIAELVNALDAQTITSKQAKDVFVEMMESGEHPQQIIKNRGMTQVSDAGAIEKLVDEVFAANPQAIADWKKGKTNVAGWLMGQVMKKSQGKANPNQTTELVQKKLAAL
- a CDS encoding adenylate/guanylate cyclase domain-containing protein, producing the protein MSEQKEKNQQEKVRFPIGAKLVIMISVLLIIALGAITLLVTLFGSEDVQITAEENNRTVNAQAANSVESELSSIRANAFLLLDLINTAESSSSFAKQAATFYFERNPSVAAVLVTDSRRPDGVDRTLLNTTFFLSHELDPSLVETFLKQEREAAGQVEQGIMKILNAAPLFNQPMLVLFYPYKEKGLAQGLAVFFSAEKLSDGFGQGTLQTTYLVNDTGDVLIHPDFDLIRNGTNVSSFALFKQMRENGDTNRQMLFEDEAGKKYFGSYTRLSLGDAAVLTTAEAAQVLEPVNDTAKRNLYLSIAVLALSAMFVWFLSKSISTPIKLLTVAAHQIEAGEYELDLKPKTHDEVGLLTSSFVQMGKGLAERERLKDSFGRFINKEIAELAAQGRLALGGETKETTIFFSDIRSFTAISEKLEPFEVVGFLNEYMTQMVECVNDTHGVVDKFIGDAIMAVWGAPTSSGSPRQDALNCIRAALRMRAALMQFNRGRGGDKKPIIRIGCGINSGPVVAGQIGSQKRMEYTVIGDAVNLASRTEALNKPMGTDILITEYTYKLVHDEVLVEEMPSVTVKGKEKPLRMFAVINMPNEKGIPGAGEQGPTSLNQIRNVLGIPIPDFAKVNLNEDEKKYKIQS